Within Pseudodesulfovibrio senegalensis, the genomic segment GTAAACGTGACACCCGGCTTCTTGGCCGCCTCGGGAGCAGGAGCTGCAGTCTCAGGCTTGGAAAGCATGAGCGATTCGCCGCCGGAAACCTTATTGCCTGTAAGTACGTTATAAGTCAACGAAGTAATGAGAAAAACTACAGCCAAACCAGCGGTAACCTTCACAAGCAAACCACCGGCTCCGGTGCTACCGAA encodes:
- the secG gene encoding preprotein translocase subunit SecG, with amino-acid sequence METLIITIHVLACVFLVAVILLQSGHEGMGVIFGGGSSTMFGSTGAGGLLVKVTAGLAVVFLITSLTYNVLTGNKVSGGESLMLSKPETAAPAPEAAKKPGVTFTDTEQEKKSE